In one Moritella sp. 5 genomic region, the following are encoded:
- a CDS encoding beta-ketoacyl synthase N-terminal-like domain-containing protein translates to MENIAVVGIANLFPGSQAPDQFWQQLLEQQDCRSKATAVQMGVDPAKYTANKGDTDKFYCVHGGYISDFNFDASGYQLDSRYLTELDDLNQWGLYVTKQALADAGYWGSDALSNCGVILGNLSFPTKSSNQLFMPLYHQVVDNALKSVLHPDFQLTHYTAPKQTHADNALVAGYPAALIAHAAGLGGSHFALDAACASSCYSVKLACDYLHTGKADMMLAGAVSAADPMFVNMGFSIFQAYPGNNVHAPFDKNSQGLFAGEGAGMMVLKRHSDAVRDGDNIYAIIKGGALSNDGKGEFVLSPNTKGQVLVYERAYADAGVDPAAVDYIECHATGTPKGDNVELRSMETFFSRVNNKPLLGSVKSNLGHLLTAAGMPGMTKAMLALGKGLIPATINLKEPLQSKNGYFTGEQMPTSTVPWPTSHGSKTTGPRTAGVSVFGFGGSNAHLVLQQPTQALESNFGAAKPREPLAIIGMDSHFGSASNLAQFKTLLDNNQNTFRELPEQRWKGMESNANVMQSLQLTKAPKGGYVEQLDIDFLRFKVPPNEKDCLIPQQLMMMQVADNAAKDAGLVESSNVAVLVAMGMELELHQYRGRVNLTTQIEDSLLQQGINLTVEQRKELTNIAKDGLASAAQLNQYTSFIGNIMASRISALWDFSGPAITVSAEENSVYRCVELAENLFQTSDVEAVIIAAVDLAGSIENITLRQHYGPVSENGPNSKDVTSNNILDEQQWLVGEGAAAIVVKPVSQVASQQVYASIDAVSFASGSDAQAIASAADKALTLAGISAADVVSVEAHASGFSAENSAEKAAFAQLYPNVNISSVKSNIGHTFNASGIASIIKSALLLDQQSSQEQASTKQQQAVQHIAINGLGRDYSCAHLILSTSEQVHQAAPAPISKRRPQLVKTIKLGGQLIAEAIVNSASSSLNVIKAQFVGKILTKVNQPVIMDNVIPQGIRPNSIRSSILSQHQHTAQPVLAQSVVGVTVKSKASTEIYQQASTHQAFLQSRLAAQKNLSQLIELQAKISAGLPVQDRVESAASEIVTPLTVVPTVVSEKPVVVANLTSVEAQVQAEAIQAGFQIKGPVGYNYPPLQLIERYNQPENVIYDQADLVEFAEGDIGKVFGAEYNIIDGYSRRVRLPTSDYLLVTRVTELDAKINEYKKSYMCTEYDIPVDAPFLIDGQIPWSVAVESGQCDLMLISYIGIDFQAKGERVYRLLDCELTFLEEMAFGGDTLRYEIHIDSYARNGEQLLFFFHYDCYVGDKKVLIMRNGCAGFFTDEELSDGKGVIQNDKDKAEFSNAVKSSFTPLLQHRRSQYDYSDMMKLVNGDVAGCFGPQYDLDGRNPSLKFSSEKFLMIERITKIDPTGGHWGLGLLEGQKDLDPEHWYFPCHFKGDQVMAGSLMSEGCGQMAMFFMLSLGMHTNVNNARFQPLPGESQTVRCRGQVLPQHNTLTYRMEVTAMGMEPYPYMKANIDIILDGKVVVDFKNLCVIISDQDENSDYPVTLPHNVKLKTRTSPAVVTALAPVAVTANSAVLDERGVEPFKFPERPLMRVESDLSAPKTKGVTPIKHFEAPAVAGHHRVPNQAPFTPWHMFEFATGNISNCFGPDFDVYEGRIPPRTPCGDLQVVTQVVEVQGDRLDLKNPSSCVAEYYVPEDAWYFTKNSHENWMPYSLIMEIALQPNGFISGYMGTTLKYPEKDLFFRNLDGSGTLLKQIDLRGKTIVNKSVLVSTAIAGGAIIQSFTFDMSVDGELFYTGKAVFGYFSGESLTNQLGIDNGKITNAWFVDNNTPSDNIDVFDLTNQSLALYKAPADKPHYKLAGGQMNFIDIVSVVEGGGKAGVAYVYGERTIDADDWFFRYHFHQDPVMPGSLGVEAIIELMQTYALKNDLGAQFSNPRFIAPMTKVDWKYRGQITPLNKKMSLDVHITEIITEAGEIRIVGDANLSKDGLRIYEVKNIVLSIVEA, encoded by the coding sequence ATGGAAAATATTGCAGTAGTAGGTATTGCTAATTTGTTTCCGGGCTCACAAGCTCCGGATCAATTTTGGCAGCAATTGCTTGAACAACAAGATTGCCGCAGTAAAGCGACAGCTGTTCAGATGGGCGTTGACCCTGCTAAATACACCGCTAACAAAGGTGATACAGATAAGTTCTACTGTGTTCACGGTGGTTATATCAGTGATTTTAATTTTGATGCATCTGGTTATCAACTCGATAGCCGCTATTTAACGGAATTAGATGATCTAAATCAGTGGGGGCTTTATGTTACTAAACAGGCGCTTGCAGATGCAGGTTACTGGGGTAGTGATGCGTTGTCAAATTGCGGGGTTATTTTAGGCAATCTGTCATTCCCAACCAAGTCATCGAATCAGCTGTTCATGCCGTTATATCATCAAGTTGTTGATAATGCGTTAAAGTCAGTATTACATCCAGATTTTCAATTAACCCATTATACTGCACCGAAACAAACACATGCAGATAATGCCTTAGTCGCGGGTTATCCAGCGGCTTTGATCGCCCACGCTGCGGGCTTAGGTGGTTCACACTTTGCACTGGATGCGGCTTGTGCGTCATCTTGTTATAGCGTTAAATTAGCCTGTGATTATCTGCATACCGGTAAAGCTGACATGATGTTAGCTGGAGCGGTATCAGCAGCAGATCCTATGTTTGTGAATATGGGGTTCTCGATTTTCCAAGCTTATCCAGGCAATAATGTTCACGCCCCGTTTGATAAAAATTCACAAGGTTTATTTGCCGGTGAAGGCGCGGGCATGATGGTATTAAAACGCCACAGTGATGCAGTACGCGATGGTGATAATATTTACGCCATTATTAAAGGCGGCGCATTATCGAATGATGGTAAAGGTGAATTTGTATTAAGCCCAAACACCAAGGGCCAGGTATTAGTTTATGAACGCGCTTATGCGGATGCCGGTGTGGATCCAGCGGCTGTTGATTATATCGAGTGCCACGCTACCGGTACCCCGAAAGGTGATAATGTTGAATTACGCTCGATGGAAACCTTCTTTAGTCGGGTAAATAACAAACCGCTGTTGGGCTCGGTTAAATCAAACCTTGGTCATTTGTTAACGGCAGCTGGTATGCCGGGCATGACCAAAGCTATGTTAGCACTGGGTAAAGGCCTTATTCCAGCCACGATTAATCTGAAAGAACCACTGCAGTCTAAAAATGGTTACTTTACTGGCGAGCAGATGCCGACGAGTACTGTGCCTTGGCCTACTTCTCATGGGTCAAAAACGACTGGCCCACGTACAGCAGGTGTCAGTGTCTTTGGTTTTGGTGGCAGTAACGCCCATTTGGTATTACAACAACCAACACAAGCGCTTGAATCTAACTTTGGTGCTGCTAAGCCCCGTGAGCCACTGGCTATTATTGGTATGGACAGCCATTTTGGCAGTGCGAGTAACTTAGCGCAGTTCAAAACCTTATTAGATAATAACCAAAACACCTTCCGTGAGTTACCTGAGCAACGCTGGAAAGGGATGGAAAGTAACGCTAACGTCATGCAGTCGTTACAGTTAACCAAAGCGCCTAAAGGTGGCTATGTTGAACAGCTAGATATTGATTTCTTACGCTTCAAAGTGCCACCAAATGAAAAAGACTGCTTGATCCCACAACAATTAATGATGATGCAAGTTGCTGACAATGCTGCGAAAGATGCAGGGCTTGTTGAAAGTAGTAACGTTGCCGTGTTAGTTGCTATGGGTATGGAACTGGAATTACACCAGTATCGTGGTCGTGTTAATTTAACGACTCAAATTGAAGACAGTTTATTACAACAAGGCATTAACTTAACGGTTGAGCAACGTAAAGAACTGACTAATATTGCCAAAGATGGTCTCGCCTCTGCCGCGCAGTTAAATCAGTACACCAGTTTTATTGGCAATATCATGGCGTCACGTATTTCGGCGTTATGGGATTTCTCTGGCCCTGCTATTACTGTATCGGCTGAAGAAAACTCGGTATATCGTTGCGTCGAATTAGCTGAAAACCTATTTCAAACCAGTGATGTTGAAGCGGTTATTATTGCTGCCGTTGATTTGGCCGGGTCAATTGAAAACATTACCTTACGTCAGCACTACGGACCTGTAAGTGAAAATGGGCCTAATAGTAAAGATGTAACCAGCAACAACATACTTGATGAGCAGCAATGGCTGGTGGGTGAGGGTGCTGCTGCTATTGTAGTGAAACCTGTATCTCAAGTTGCATCACAGCAAGTTTATGCCAGCATTGATGCGGTTAGTTTTGCATCAGGCAGCGATGCTCAAGCCATTGCGAGTGCAGCGGATAAAGCCTTAACGTTAGCAGGTATCAGTGCTGCGGATGTGGTGAGTGTAGAAGCACACGCCAGTGGTTTTAGCGCCGAAAACAGTGCTGAGAAAGCCGCGTTTGCTCAATTATATCCAAATGTTAATATTAGCTCGGTAAAATCTAATATTGGGCATACGTTTAATGCATCCGGTATTGCTAGTATTATTAAAAGTGCTTTACTGTTAGACCAACAAAGTAGTCAAGAGCAAGCAAGTACCAAGCAACAGCAAGCGGTACAACATATTGCGATTAACGGTCTTGGTCGTGATTACAGCTGTGCACATCTTATTTTGTCGACTTCGGAACAAGTTCATCAAGCTGCGCCAGCGCCAATCAGTAAACGACGCCCGCAACTGGTTAAAACTATCAAGCTCGGTGGTCAGTTAATTGCCGAAGCAATCGTGAATAGTGCCAGTTCATCGTTGAATGTGATCAAGGCGCAGTTTGTGGGCAAAATCTTAACTAAGGTTAACCAGCCTGTAATTATGGATAATGTGATACCACAAGGTATTCGTCCTAATTCAATCAGATCCTCAATCCTTTCCCAACATCAACATACAGCGCAGCCAGTATTGGCTCAGAGCGTTGTTGGAGTGACAGTGAAAAGTAAAGCCAGTACAGAAATTTATCAGCAAGCGTCTACGCATCAGGCATTCTTACAAAGCCGCTTAGCTGCACAGAAAAATCTTTCTCAACTTATCGAACTACAAGCGAAAATATCAGCTGGTTTGCCAGTGCAAGATCGCGTTGAAAGCGCAGCCTCAGAAATAGTGACGCCATTAACGGTAGTACCAACGGTTGTTTCAGAGAAGCCTGTAGTCGTTGCTAATCTCACAAGTGTGGAAGCACAGGTTCAAGCCGAAGCGATACAAGCTGGTTTCCAGATCAAAGGGCCAGTCGGTTACAACTATCCACCATTGCAATTAATTGAACGTTATAATCAACCAGAAAATGTTATTTATGATCAAGCTGATCTGGTTGAGTTCGCTGAAGGTGACATTGGTAAAGTATTTGGTGCAGAGTACAACATCATTGATGGTTATTCACGTCGTGTACGTTTGCCAACCTCGGATTATTTGTTAGTCACACGCGTTACCGAGCTTGATGCTAAGATTAACGAATATAAAAAATCATACATGTGTACGGAATATGATATCCCGGTCGATGCACCGTTCCTTATTGATGGTCAGATCCCTTGGTCAGTAGCGGTGGAGTCAGGTCAGTGTGACTTGATGCTGATTTCCTACATAGGTATCGATTTCCAAGCTAAAGGAGAGCGTGTTTACCGATTACTTGATTGTGAATTAACTTTCCTTGAAGAGATGGCTTTCGGCGGCGATACATTGCGTTACGAGATCCACATTGATTCTTATGCACGTAATGGTGAACAGCTATTATTCTTCTTCCACTATGATTGTTATGTGGGTGATAAGAAAGTACTTATCATGCGTAATGGTTGTGCTGGCTTCTTTACTGATGAAGAACTTTCTGATGGTAAAGGTGTGATTCAAAACGATAAAGATAAAGCTGAATTTTCAAATGCAGTTAAATCATCATTTACACCGTTATTGCAGCATAGGCGTAGTCAATATGACTACAGTGATATGATGAAGTTGGTTAACGGTGATGTGGCTGGTTGTTTTGGTCCGCAATATGATCTTGATGGACGTAATCCATCGTTGAAATTCTCATCAGAGAAGTTCTTGATGATTGAGCGCATTACCAAGATAGATCCAACAGGTGGTCACTGGGGCTTAGGGCTATTAGAAGGCCAAAAAGACTTAGATCCTGAGCATTGGTATTTCCCTTGTCACTTTAAAGGTGATCAAGTGATGGCGGGTTCTTTGATGTCGGAAGGCTGTGGTCAGATGGCGATGTTCTTTATGTTGTCACTCGGCATGCATACTAACGTTAATAATGCTCGTTTCCAGCCCCTGCCAGGTGAATCGCAAACGGTACGTTGTCGTGGACAGGTATTACCGCAGCACAACACGCTGACTTATCGTATGGAAGTGACTGCTATGGGTATGGAACCGTACCCGTATATGAAAGCCAATATTGATATTATTCTTGATGGCAAAGTGGTTGTTGATTTTAAAAACCTTTGCGTGATTATCAGTGATCAAGATGAAAACTCAGATTATCCAGTAACGCTACCTCATAATGTGAAGCTGAAAACACGCACGTCTCCAGCCGTTGTAACTGCTTTAGCGCCAGTGGCTGTAACAGCTAACAGTGCGGTTCTGGACGAACGTGGTGTTGAACCATTTAAGTTCCCAGAACGTCCTCTAATGCGCGTAGAGTCAGATTTATCAGCACCGAAAACGAAAGGTGTAACGCCGATCAAACATTTCGAAGCGCCAGCGGTTGCAGGACATCATAGAGTGCCGAATCAAGCACCATTCACGCCTTGGCATATGTTTGAATTCGCAACCGGAAACATTTCTAACTGTTTTGGTCCTGACTTTGATGTCTATGAAGGTCGTATTCCACCACGTACGCCTTGTGGTGATCTACAAGTCGTTACTCAGGTTGTTGAAGTTCAGGGGGATCGTCTTGACCTGAAGAATCCGTCAAGCTGTGTAGCTGAATATTATGTACCGGAAGATGCTTGGTACTTCACGAAAAACAGCCATGAAAACTGGATGCCATATTCATTGATTATGGAAATTGCGCTGCAACCGAATGGCTTTATTTCCGGTTACATGGGTACAACCTTGAAATACCCAGAAAAAGACCTGTTTTTCCGTAACCTTGATGGCAGTGGAACATTACTGAAACAGATAGATTTACGCGGTAAAACTATCGTTAACAAATCGGTATTGGTCAGCACGGCAATTGCTGGTGGCGCGATCATTCAAAGTTTTACGTTTGATATGTCGGTTGATGGCGAGCTGTTTTATACTGGTAAAGCGGTATTTGGTTACTTTAGTGGCGAGTCTCTGACTAACCAACTGGGTATTGATAATGGTAAAATCACCAATGCTTGGTTTGTTGATAACAATACCCCGTCAGACAATATTGATGTATTTGATTTAACTAATCAGTCATTGGCTCTGTATAAAGCACCTGCGGATAAACCCCATTATAAATTGGCGGGCGGTCAGATGAACTTTATCGATATCGTGTCAGTAGTTGAAGGTGGTGGTAAGGCCGGTGTTGCTTATGTTTATGGTGAACGTACGATTGATGCTGATGATTGGTTCTTCCGTTATCACTTCCACCAAGATCCGGTTATGCCTGGTTCATTAGGTGTTGAAGCTATCATCGAGTTAATGCAAACTTATGCGTTGAAAAATGATTTAGGCGCACAGTTCAGTAATCCACGTTTCATTGCACCAATGACGAAAGTTGATTGGAAATACCGTGGCCAAATTACGCCGCTGAATAAGAAAATGTCTCTGGATGTGCATATTACCGAGATCATTACTGAAGCCGGTGAAATACGTATCGTCGGTGATGCTAACCTATCTAAAGATGGTCTGCGCATTTATGAAGTGAAGAATATTGTATTAAGTATTGTTGAGGCGTAG
- a CDS encoding PfaB family protein: MTELAVIGMDAKFSGQDNIDRVERAFYLGASIGNNASISTSGISDADKKNSTSATVLTSVALLAETNQLHMANIAVLLIADTNSCVHELIVEQVAQQCASCVVITELGQALKQATDLVNNQDCAVAVIGINNATAVGHDCVRIDTAEAPVATISFDETFSGYASVTGVASLLISSTDFARVNQCYVYTNIKGFAQLAVNSELNVPNIANTARLALQKAQIKAEQVGLLEVTADSRAELALFESQGLMSAYSNTQSLHTALSCARSVTGENSYFSQVAGLLKAVISLHQRYIPAIKDWQQPIQTQMSQWQRSPFYISVDARPWFPHEDGSAHVAAYSCVAHSLSKQGYCHVILQENKVKIAGQDHPVSDVRSNGFFAASDLSLVIIQGDDEAQLRSELERIAGQSMTTGIKKIATDCYVRSDSNKVYSAVLIAESAEELSKEITLAFAGISSVFNDANVSEWKTPKGSYFTGQPANRGTDHCTQGGIAFLYPGIGATYVGLGRDLFHLFPQIFQPVAALADDIGSSLKDTLLNPRSISRHSFKQLKQLDLNLRGNLANIAEAGVGFACVFTKVFEEVFAVKADFATGYSMGEVSMYAALGCWQQPGLMSARLAQSNTFNHQLCGELRTLRQHWCMDDVPDGTFEQIWETYTIKATIEQVEIAAADEDRVYCTIINTPDSLLLAGYPEACQRVIKKLGKRAMALNMANAIHSAPAYAEYDHMVELYHMDVTERIKTKMYSSSCYLPIPQRSKAISHSIAKCLCDVVDFPRLVNTLHDKGARVFIEMGPGRSLCSWVDKILTHEKDDSRHVSVPVNAKGTSDELTYIRAIAKLVSHGVNLNLDSLFNGSILVKAGRLDC; encoded by the coding sequence ATGACGGAATTAGCTGTTATTGGTATGGATGCTAAATTTAGCGGACAAGATAATATTGATCGTGTTGAACGTGCTTTCTATTTAGGCGCTAGTATCGGCAATAACGCCAGTATTAGCACCAGCGGCATTAGCGATGCTGATAAGAAAAATAGCACTTCGGCGACAGTGCTAACGTCTGTGGCGTTATTAGCAGAAACTAATCAGTTGCACATGGCTAATATAGCGGTATTGCTTATTGCTGATACCAACAGTTGTGTTCACGAGCTGATTGTTGAACAAGTCGCGCAGCAGTGCGCGAGCTGTGTTGTTATTACCGAACTAGGCCAAGCACTGAAGCAAGCAACTGATTTAGTCAATAACCAAGATTGCGCAGTCGCTGTGATCGGTATTAATAATGCCACTGCTGTTGGTCATGACTGTGTCAGAATTGATACTGCAGAAGCACCCGTGGCGACAATCAGCTTTGATGAAACATTTAGTGGTTATGCCAGTGTTACAGGGGTCGCCAGTTTACTTATCTCCTCAACAGATTTCGCTCGTGTTAATCAATGTTATGTTTATACCAACATTAAAGGCTTCGCTCAGTTGGCTGTAAACAGTGAACTAAATGTTCCAAACATTGCTAATACCGCACGCCTCGCATTACAGAAAGCTCAAATCAAAGCAGAGCAGGTTGGCCTATTAGAAGTCACTGCAGACTCTAGAGCTGAATTGGCGTTATTTGAAAGCCAGGGGTTAATGTCTGCTTATAGTAATACGCAAAGTTTACATACAGCATTAAGCTGTGCGCGTAGTGTGACTGGTGAAAACAGCTATTTCTCACAGGTTGCGGGTTTATTAAAAGCAGTTATTAGTTTACATCAGCGTTATATACCAGCTATTAAAGACTGGCAACAACCTATCCAAACACAAATGTCACAGTGGCAGCGTTCGCCATTCTATATATCAGTTGATGCTAGACCTTGGTTTCCACATGAAGATGGTAGCGCTCATGTCGCCGCTTATAGTTGCGTTGCTCACTCCTTATCAAAACAGGGCTACTGTCACGTAATTCTACAAGAAAACAAGGTCAAGATTGCAGGCCAAGACCATCCGGTTAGCGATGTGCGCAGTAATGGTTTTTTTGCCGCCAGTGATTTATCTCTGGTTATTATTCAAGGTGATGACGAAGCGCAATTACGCAGTGAATTAGAGCGTATTGCCGGTCAATCAATGACGACCGGTATTAAGAAAATAGCGACGGATTGTTATGTTCGTAGTGATAGCAACAAAGTTTATAGCGCAGTGCTCATTGCTGAGTCAGCCGAAGAGTTGAGTAAAGAGATCACGCTTGCATTCGCTGGCATCAGCAGTGTATTTAATGATGCGAATGTCAGTGAATGGAAAACCCCTAAGGGCAGTTATTTTACTGGGCAGCCAGCTAACCGTGGAACAGACCACTGTACACAAGGTGGTATTGCATTTTTATACCCTGGGATTGGCGCTACTTATGTTGGTTTAGGCCGTGATCTATTTCATTTATTCCCACAAATTTTTCAGCCCGTTGCGGCCTTAGCGGATGACATAGGTTCGAGTCTTAAAGATACCTTACTTAATCCACGCAGCATTAGTCGCCATAGTTTCAAACAGCTGAAACAGCTGGATCTAAATCTACGGGGCAACCTAGCCAATATTGCCGAAGCAGGTGTTGGTTTTGCTTGTGTGTTTACCAAGGTGTTTGAAGAAGTATTTGCAGTTAAAGCAGACTTTGCCACGGGTTACAGTATGGGTGAAGTGAGTATGTATGCAGCATTAGGATGCTGGCAACAACCGGGGCTGATGAGCGCACGTCTTGCACAGTCAAATACCTTTAATCATCAGCTTTGTGGTGAATTAAGAACCCTACGCCAGCATTGGTGTATGGATGATGTTCCAGACGGTACTTTTGAACAGATCTGGGAAACGTATACCATTAAGGCGACTATTGAACAGGTAGAGATTGCAGCTGCAGATGAAGATCGTGTGTACTGCACCATCATCAATACGCCAGATAGTTTATTACTGGCAGGTTATCCAGAAGCTTGCCAGCGGGTGATCAAAAAATTAGGCAAACGGGCGATGGCATTAAATATGGCCAACGCGATCCACAGTGCCCCAGCTTATGCCGAATATGACCATATGGTTGAGTTATATCATATGGATGTCACTGAACGTATTAAAACCAAAATGTATTCAAGCTCATGTTATTTACCTATTCCACAACGCAGCAAAGCGATCTCACACAGTATTGCTAAATGCTTGTGTGATGTGGTGGATTTTCCGCGCTTAGTGAATACCTTACATGATAAAGGCGCGCGGGTATTTATTGAGATGGGGCCTGGACGCTCGTTATGCAGCTGGGTAGATAAGATCCTAACCCATGAGAAAGATGATAGTCGCCATGTATCCGTCCCTGTGAATGCTAAGGGCACCAGTGATGAACTGACTTATATTCGCGCGATTGCTAAATTAGTTAGCCATGGCGTGAATTTGAATTTAGATAGTTTGTTTAACGGGTCAATCCTTGTTAAAGCTGGCCGCCTCGATTGTTAA